In a genomic window of Phycisphaerae bacterium:
- a CDS encoding DUF2924 domain-containing protein yields the protein MSLEVETQLAALENMSVGELHERYEDVFGEPSRSRHRRYLIRRIAWRLQANAEGGLTERALQRAAELANDADVRVMPPRHGAKPLVAPPAAGAAVVRVPVTTDSRLPAPGAAITRKYKGRTINVVVLPDGFEYDGQRYKSLSAVTTAITGSHMNGFRFFRLGVTS from the coding sequence ATGAGCCTTGAGGTCGAGACGCAACTCGCCGCCCTTGAAAACATGTCGGTGGGCGAGCTGCATGAACGCTACGAGGACGTCTTCGGTGAGCCATCACGTAGCCGGCACCGGCGCTACCTGATTCGCCGGATCGCGTGGCGACTCCAGGCGAACGCCGAGGGCGGGCTTACGGAACGGGCGCTGCAGCGCGCTGCCGAGCTGGCCAACGACGCGGACGTGCGCGTGATGCCGCCGCGCCACGGCGCCAAGCCGCTCGTGGCCCCGCCGGCGGCCGGCGCCGCCGTGGTGCGCGTGCCGGTAACGACCGACTCGCGTCTGCCCGCACCCGGCGCAGCGATCACGCGCAAGTACAAGGGCCGCACGATCAACGTCGTGGTCCTGCCGGACGGTTTCGAGTACGACGGCCAGCGCTACAAATCGCTCAGCGCAGTCACGACGGCCATCACCGGCTCGCACATGAACGGCTTCCGGTTCTTCCGGCTCGGGGTGACGTCATGA